In Capillibacterium thermochitinicola, one DNA window encodes the following:
- a CDS encoding aldehyde dehydrogenase family protein has product MRNREKPLALYLFIKDSNLENWVVNNLSYGGGCTNDTIMHVANYHLPFGGVGASGIGSYHGKKGFETFSHTKSILKQTFAIDLPLRYPPYRNKLNLLKKVLR; this is encoded by the coding sequence ATAAGGAACCGGGAGAAACCGCTTGCCCTTTACTTATTCATTAAGGATAGTAATCTGGAGAATTGGGTGGTGAATAACCTGTCCTATGGCGGCGGCTGCACTAATGATACCATCATGCATGTGGCCAATTACCATTTGCCCTTCGGCGGGGTGGGGGCCAGCGGCATCGGTTCCTACCATGGGAAAAAGGGTTTTGAAACCTTCTCCCACACCAAAAGTATTTTAAAGCAGACCTTTGCTATTGACCTCCCGCTCCGGTATCCTCCGTATAGAAACAAGCTTAACCTTTTGAAGAAAGTACTGCGCTGA
- a CDS encoding YARHG domain-containing protein, whose amino-acid sequence MIDLISLGKMQGKSFRLLRNAIYAKHGHIFASEELTEYFSRFDWYKPTKTVSYADLSEVERKNIEMIQKFEKMDENSETIVWGPEKEGVWQDIFVMAAGWSDRFVIYSDIKIEFLFSQMSELQLIKGLAGTYTIRGNVLLFSVSQIDIYEHDARFQESGGDGFTWANPKENTIYFKDPVILRFPVSKIYTFNKFGIERLAVEIGGREFYKMADNVTLKN is encoded by the coding sequence TTGATAGATTTGATCTCTCTAGGCAAAATGCAGGGAAAATCCTTCAGGTTGTTGCGGAATGCAATCTATGCCAAGCACGGGCATATTTTCGCCAGTGAAGAATTAACCGAGTATTTCTCCAGGTTCGATTGGTATAAACCAACAAAGACTGTTTCATATGCGGATTTAAGCGAAGTGGAAAGAAAAAATATTGAGATGATCCAAAAATTCGAGAAAATGGATGAAAACAGCGAGACTATTGTATGGGGGCCGGAAAAGGAAGGCGTTTGGCAAGATATATTTGTGATGGCCGCCGGTTGGAGCGACCGGTTTGTCATTTACTCCGATATCAAAATTGAGTTTTTATTCAGCCAGATGAGTGAATTACAGTTGATTAAGGGTTTAGCCGGAACATATACGATCCGTGGAAATGTGCTGCTCTTTTCAGTCTCACAGATTGATATCTATGAGCATGATGCAAGGTTTCAAGAATCGGGGGGAGATGGTTTTACTTGGGCGAATCCAAAGGAAAATACAATCTATTTTAAAGATCCGGTCATCCTTAGATTTCCTGTTTCTAAGATTTATACCTTCAATAAATTCGGTATAGAACGGCTTGCTGTGGAGATAGGGGGGCGTGAGTTTTATAAGATGGCGGATAATGTTACCCTCAAAAACTGA
- the cas6 gene encoding CRISPR-associated endoribonuclease Cas6 yields MRLLIELSSSDNDHITIPVHYNHLIQSAIYATLDRNIADFLHNTGFEGAGRRFKLFTFSRLTGAYRFNSDRGEITYTSPAKLVVSSPVERFCESLVNGIMTKNNMRIGPVLLRIQGVKVDRPLVVMDKERTHVETEVRVKTLSPVVVYSTLLRPEGGKYTCYFQPGDGDFTRLATENLHKKYQAIYGAAPPEGEIRIKPLRQPKLQIIKYKNFVIKGYSGILSMKGPASLLQVAVDAGLGAKNSMGFGLLDLINNNE; encoded by the coding sequence ATGCGCTTACTAATCGAGCTTTCCAGCTCAGACAATGACCACATTACTATCCCGGTTCACTACAATCACTTGATCCAATCAGCCATCTACGCTACCTTAGACAGGAATATTGCTGACTTTTTACACAATACCGGATTTGAAGGTGCTGGCCGCCGGTTTAAACTTTTTACGTTTTCCCGTTTGACTGGGGCATATCGCTTTAATTCTGACAGGGGAGAGATCACTTATACTTCTCCGGCTAAACTGGTTGTCTCTTCCCCGGTGGAAAGGTTTTGCGAGTCCCTGGTAAACGGGATAATGACCAAAAATAATATGCGAATCGGTCCCGTTCTTCTTCGTATTCAAGGAGTAAAAGTGGACAGGCCGTTGGTAGTGATGGATAAGGAACGTACGCACGTTGAAACAGAGGTACGTGTAAAAACTCTCTCACCGGTTGTGGTGTACAGTACCCTTTTAAGACCGGAGGGAGGCAAGTATACCTGTTACTTCCAACCCGGTGATGGTGACTTTACCCGATTGGCCACAGAAAACCTTCATAAAAAATATCAAGCCATCTATGGAGCCGCACCCCCGGAAGGAGAGATCCGGATTAAGCCTTTACGGCAGCCCAAATTACAAATTATTAAGTATAAAAACTTTGTGATCAAGGGTTATTCCGGGATATTATCGATGAAGGGACCGGCCTCACTTCTTCAAGTGGCGGTTGACGCAGGATTAGGTGCCAAAAACAGCATGGGTTTTGGGTTGCTTGATCTAATAAATAATAACGAATAG
- the cas7i gene encoding type I-B CRISPR-associated protein Cas7/Cst2/DevR has translation MKDAKALTITYLSLVSLSSLNGSDKEADNISSIKKFSRGTEEYPYGSAQWVRRALREQLGTMGWQLSEGKAATIAKGAATTMQRPDIYIDDDLFGYMGTEKAEGEKGTATKRTSPVRVSPLISLCRYEGDLDFGTNYMGVKDKGDPNIFETEIHSGIYRGTILIELDRVGCGEGFETDLSADEKTNRVKALLDAIKNLWSTGRQTRFLADISPKFVAAAIMKVKNPIFLETVLPQDNSIRFDLLQETINDYKEEIIEYVMGAKKGMFENLPSEVLPIGEAFEKMKGWVEKHYLGE, from the coding sequence ATGAAGGATGCCAAAGCGCTGACTATAACCTATTTAAGTTTAGTTTCTTTATCCAGTCTTAACGGGTCCGATAAAGAGGCGGATAACATCTCCAGCATTAAGAAGTTTTCCCGCGGGACTGAAGAATACCCGTACGGCTCCGCCCAGTGGGTAAGAAGAGCATTACGGGAGCAACTGGGAACGATGGGCTGGCAGTTGTCGGAAGGGAAAGCCGCAACTATTGCCAAAGGCGCGGCTACCACCATGCAGAGACCAGACATTTACATTGACGATGATCTCTTCGGATACATGGGTACAGAAAAAGCTGAGGGAGAAAAAGGAACGGCCACCAAAAGGACTTCGCCAGTGCGGGTATCGCCTTTGATCTCATTATGCAGATATGAAGGGGATTTAGATTTTGGCACCAACTACATGGGTGTAAAGGACAAGGGAGACCCGAATATTTTCGAGACGGAAATCCATTCCGGTATATACCGGGGAACGATCCTGATTGAACTGGATCGAGTTGGCTGTGGTGAGGGTTTTGAAACAGACCTTTCTGCTGATGAAAAGACCAATCGGGTAAAAGCCCTTCTCGATGCAATCAAGAATTTGTGGTCTACTGGAAGGCAAACCCGTTTTTTGGCGGATATTTCTCCAAAATTTGTTGCGGCAGCTATTATGAAAGTTAAGAACCCTATCTTCTTGGAGACTGTTTTGCCACAAGATAATTCGATTAGATTTGATTTACTGCAAGAAACCATTAATGATTATAAAGAAGAAATCATTGAATACGTCATGGGCGCCAAAAAGGGTATGTTTGAAAACTTGCCTTCTGAAGTATTGCCAATCGGTGAAGCCTTTGAAAAAATGAAGGGTTGGGTTGAAAAACACTATTTAGGGGAATAG
- the cas5 gene encoding CRISPR-associated protein Cas5, producing the protein MYCFNIKAYSETASFRIPETHTFQKTLPLPPLTTIIGLLGAALGLSFAESMEFYHGNQIRVGVIGTSQSTVNDLWKYRKIKSKETISAVLTRELLFGLDLELFVTAENESVLRDIQRAVTDPCYALTAGCSDDLLKIKSVGSIIQTDLTPLFHFSNTVLPGDHGSNYESNIDITKIPLLKELYTPRVYLLPVEFDFTGEGRRVKRREPFTFVDTPVKLIRPLEGLKFGEKSVALL; encoded by the coding sequence ATGTATTGTTTTAATATAAAGGCATATTCAGAGACCGCCTCTTTTCGCATACCGGAGACCCATACCTTCCAAAAAACCCTGCCCCTTCCCCCTTTAACAACAATCATTGGCCTCTTAGGCGCTGCATTGGGTTTATCTTTCGCAGAGAGTATGGAGTTTTATCATGGCAATCAGATAAGGGTTGGTGTCATCGGTACCAGCCAGAGCACGGTTAATGATTTATGGAAATACCGGAAGATAAAAAGCAAAGAGACAATATCAGCGGTTTTAACCAGGGAGCTTTTATTTGGACTGGATCTTGAGTTGTTTGTCACCGCAGAAAACGAAAGTGTTCTTAGAGATATACAGCGGGCTGTTACCGATCCCTGTTATGCGCTAACCGCAGGTTGCAGCGATGATTTGCTAAAAATAAAAAGTGTGGGCTCAATCATTCAGACTGACCTGACGCCACTCTTTCATTTCTCAAATACAGTTCTTCCAGGAGACCACGGCAGTAATTATGAATCAAATATTGACATTACGAAAATTCCTCTGCTGAAAGAACTCTATACTCCCAGGGTATATCTTCTCCCGGTGGAATTCGATTTTACCGGAGAAGGCAGGCGGGTAAAGCGGAGAGAACCGTTTACCTTTGTCGATACCCCCGTTAAGTTAATTAGACCATTAGAAGGACTGAAGTTTGGCGAAAAGAGTGTGGCTCTACTATGA
- the cas3 gene encoding CRISPR-associated helicase Cas3' produces the protein MTIYYAKPDQTYEEHLEVVYKAWKEVVEYKRPLIERLSNKYGFSVERFLKGSLMTVVLHDIGKNIEPFQKMMAAIREKTKFDRRKNYRHELISLNFAFEAWKELNKESKYSVFPLEVLAVAGHHLPVEFTFSSFQREKVAAPPLPYLDGIQEAITLAKEFFAREGWYFPCLSERFAKMNGLKGLFKLLECLPQLLPKNEYDRERTLFVLIKGILIYADWLGSSKTKVSYSISASKDHIIEVLKKRCQEKNIKFNGLSLFQQKLSEQEGDVIAVAPTGSGKTEASILWAVKNSRAMGGAKIIYLLPTKATANSIWSRLCAFFGEENVGLTHSSANLIFESEVDNETTSGSEEKRNLLFDQSFIRPVTVGTVDQLLTSGFNSGKWVLKEINAANSVIILDEIHAYDGWTLGLIVSMISHFAQLGARFLLMSATMPESIISLFQKVLPSSTVFKDTELLDKERSKYFTKDKFIEEDIAEIKEAVKKGHRILVVVNTVEKCQTLAKEFEAYDAICYHSRFIAKDRKAIEESFERARLVIATQVVEVSLDIDFDWLFTECAPPDALVQRAGRVNRRRDPERDSRVLIYKADAKAEKMYNPINAPDLLEKSFAEFKQASSDLNEKDLLTIVESVYKDYPVEEREGFSEALTQYEQSQKTRLAILDNISPRNEYERTRMEKYETVTVIPYCFFAEVCKSSPRERKWYEVRIPYWYARRHSRLHEGVLFCDLTYDSKYGAFLKPQDRS, from the coding sequence ATGACAATTTATTATGCCAAACCGGACCAAACATATGAAGAACATCTCGAGGTTGTTTACAAGGCTTGGAAGGAAGTCGTAGAGTATAAGAGACCTTTAATTGAGCGATTATCGAACAAGTACGGTTTTTCTGTTGAACGTTTTCTGAAAGGATCCCTCATGACGGTAGTTCTTCACGACATCGGGAAGAATATTGAGCCGTTTCAGAAGATGATGGCTGCCATAAGAGAGAAGACTAAATTTGACCGCAGAAAGAACTACCGTCATGAATTAATCTCACTTAACTTCGCCTTCGAGGCCTGGAAAGAGTTGAATAAGGAAAGCAAATATTCGGTATTCCCATTGGAAGTCTTGGCAGTGGCAGGGCATCATTTACCGGTAGAATTTACTTTTTCATCTTTTCAACGGGAAAAAGTTGCTGCTCCACCCTTGCCATATCTGGATGGGATTCAAGAAGCTATAACCCTGGCAAAAGAGTTCTTTGCCAGAGAAGGTTGGTATTTTCCCTGCTTATCCGAGAGATTTGCCAAAATGAATGGATTAAAGGGACTGTTTAAACTGCTTGAATGTTTACCCCAACTGCTCCCCAAAAATGAATATGATCGGGAACGAACGTTGTTTGTGCTAATAAAGGGCATTCTAATCTATGCCGATTGGTTGGGTTCAAGTAAAACAAAGGTCTCATACAGCATCAGCGCATCAAAAGATCATATTATAGAGGTTTTAAAAAAGAGATGCCAAGAGAAAAATATCAAGTTTAACGGATTATCATTATTTCAACAAAAACTATCCGAACAAGAAGGAGACGTTATTGCTGTGGCGCCGACCGGTAGTGGGAAAACGGAAGCATCAATCTTATGGGCGGTAAAGAATTCACGCGCTATGGGCGGCGCCAAAATAATATACCTTCTGCCCACTAAAGCTACAGCCAACAGTATCTGGTCCAGGTTGTGTGCTTTTTTTGGTGAAGAAAATGTCGGGTTGACGCATTCTTCGGCCAATCTAATCTTTGAATCCGAAGTAGATAATGAAACAACCAGTGGAAGCGAAGAAAAGAGAAACTTGTTGTTTGATCAATCATTTATTAGACCGGTCACAGTAGGAACAGTCGACCAGTTACTGACCAGCGGGTTCAACTCAGGAAAATGGGTCCTTAAAGAGATTAATGCCGCAAATAGCGTGATTATTCTTGATGAGATCCACGCTTATGATGGGTGGACGTTGGGACTGATTGTCTCGATGATCAGCCATTTTGCCCAATTGGGAGCACGGTTTTTACTGATGAGCGCCACCATGCCGGAGAGTATTATCTCATTATTTCAGAAGGTTCTGCCATCATCCACGGTTTTTAAGGATACTGAGCTGCTCGATAAGGAAAGAAGTAAATATTTTACTAAAGATAAATTCATTGAGGAGGATATAGCAGAGATTAAAGAGGCCGTTAAAAAAGGTCACAGAATTCTTGTGGTTGTCAATACAGTTGAAAAGTGTCAAACACTGGCCAAGGAATTTGAAGCTTATGATGCCATTTGTTACCATTCAAGATTTATAGCCAAAGACAGAAAGGCAATTGAAGAATCATTTGAAAGGGCCAGACTTGTAATTGCCACTCAAGTTGTCGAAGTTTCTTTAGATATTGACTTTGACTGGCTCTTTACTGAATGCGCTCCCCCTGATGCTTTGGTCCAACGGGCAGGGAGAGTTAACCGGCGTCGAGATCCGGAGAGGGATAGTAGAGTGCTTATATATAAAGCTGATGCCAAAGCAGAAAAGATGTATAATCCGATCAACGCGCCGGATCTTTTAGAAAAGTCTTTCGCAGAATTCAAACAGGCGTCTTCTGATTTAAATGAAAAGGATTTATTGACAATTGTTGAGAGTGTCTATAAAGATTATCCCGTTGAGGAACGTGAGGGATTTAGTGAAGCATTAACCCAATATGAACAAAGCCAAAAAACTCGGTTAGCTATTTTGGATAACATTTCACCCCGCAACGAATATGAACGGACAAGAATGGAAAAATACGAAACAGTTACTGTTATTCCGTATTGCTTTTTTGCTGAGGTTTGCAAGAGTTCGCCAAGAGAAAGAAAGTGGTATGAGGTAAGGATTCCGTACTGGTACGCAAGAAGACATTCCCGGCTACATGAAGGGGTGTTGTTCTGTGATTTAACGTATGATAGCAAGTATGGAGCATTTTTGAAGCCGCAAGACAGAAGTTAA